The DNA sequence TTTGGCGGCAGCAAAGGCTTCCGGCGGCCCGGCTATATCGTATCGGTAGAGCCCGGTCTGGCTTATATGCGGCACAAAACGTCGGCCGCGCTGACGGTACCCATCGCTGTCTACCGCAACCGCATCACCAGCTATGCCGACCGGCTCGACCCGCTGGGTCTGAAACACGGCGACGCTGCCTTTGCCGATTACCTGATCTCGTTCAACGTATCCCGCTGGTTCTAACAGATTTTTCTGACTTGATTTTTTATGAAAAAGCAACGTATATATAGCCTCTTGCTTCTGCTGCTGATCACTGTTCCGGCGCTGGCGCAAATGCCCCACGATGCCATTTATATGCCTAAGAAAACGGTTTGTATCGCTGGCATGTACGGGCAGAGTTCGTGGTCGCAGTACTGGGAGGGGTCGCTCAAGCGCGAGAACTTCAACATCGGTACGCATACCACCCGGAGCCTGTCGGTGATGCCCGCCATTGGCGTCAGCGATCGGGTCAACGTAATTCTTAACCTGCCCTATATCTGGACCAGTACCAGCGCCGGTAACCTGATGGGCCAGAAAGGGCTGCAGGATGCGTCGGCCTGGGTAAAGGTCAAAGCCGCTCAGGTTGGTGGTTTTTCGGTCAACGCCATCGTGGGCGGATCGGTCCCCGTCAGCAATTACGTGCCGGACTTCCTGCCCATGTCGATTGGTTTGCAGGCCCGTACCGCTACCGGACGGCTTCTGCTGAATTACACGCACCCCAAAACGGGGCTGTACGTAACGACCCACGGATCGTATACCTGGCGGGGAAATATCCGGATTGATCGGGATGCCTACCAGGCCAACGAGCGGATGTACAACACCAATGAAGTTAGCGTACCCAATGCCTATGACGCGGCCGTGCGGCTGGGTGTGCTGCGCCGGATCTGGCAAACCGAAGTTTTTGCCGAACGGATGGCCGCGCTGAGTGGCGATAATATTCGTCGGAACGACATGCCGTTTCCCACCAACAACATGCAGTTCACGCAGGTGGGCTGGTACGCCAAGGTACAGCCGCGTAATGTGGGGCTGAACGTTCGCGTAGCCCACGTTACCAATGGGCTCAATGTTGGCCAGAGCACCAGCTATACGGTGGGTGTTTTGTATCAGTTAACTGTTAAGTAAGCATTTTCATGAAATCGATCTATCGTACCCTCGTTGTTGCCAGCCTGACGTTGTTGAGCGTTTCGGCCGGACTCCTTTCCTGCGACAAAAGCATCGAAGAACCACAGCGCGTTGGCTATAGTCCCGCCGACGTAGATGCCAAAGCGGGCAGCTGGAAAACCTACATCATTACCAGTCCAGCCGCTGTGACCGTCGCTACGCCTTCGCTGACGACCTCGGCCGAGTACCAGGCCGAACTGACGGACCTCAAGTCGAAATCGGCCAGCCTGACGCCGGCCCAGCAGGAAGCTGTGGTGTACTGGGGTGCCGGTGCCGTTTACCGCTGGAACGAGATAGCCCGCGAACTGGCTGCCCGCTACAACGTGCCTCCTGCGTCCAACGCGGAGGGTAAGTACCCCGTCCCTGATGCGGCCAACCCACTGGCAGACCCCCGGTTTCCGTTTGCCACTCCGCCCTATACGGCCCGTGCGCTAGCCTACATGAGCGTGGCTCAGTATGATGCGCTGGTTGCGGCCTGGAATTACAAATATCAGTTTAAGCGGGTAGCACCGTCTAAGATCGACGGGACCATACGCGTAGCCCTGCCCGTTTCGGCCCTGCCGTCCTACCCATCGGAGGATGCCGTCGTTGCTGCGGCATCGGCTGCGGTGCTCAAAGCCATGTTCCCCGGTGAGGTGCCGTTCATTGAAGCCAAAGTGGCCGAACACCGCAATAGTCGCCAGTGGGCCGGTATGAACGTTACGAGTGACCTGACGGCGGGTGCCGATCTGGGCGCTCAGGTTGCCGCGCAGGTAATGGCCCGTGCCAAAACGGATGGGATGAGCACGGCCAACAACCAGACCCTCACTGCGGGTATGATTGAAGCGGCCAAAGGCCGGGGTCAGGTCGACGTGTGGGTAAGTCAGGAATCGCCCGTTCGTCCGCCCATGCTGCCGAACTACGGTGCCGTATCGACCTGGAACTTCGACCGGGCAACGCTGGTGAAGCTGCGGCCGGGGCCCGCTCCGCAACCCGGAACCGATCAGTTTAACAAAGAACTCGAAGAGCTGAAGTCGATTCAGAAAAACCAGACGCGGGAGCAGGCCCGCATCGCCAACTTCTGGGCCGATGGGGCCGGGAGCTACACGCCCCCCGGCCACTGGCACCGCACAGCCGCCGATGCGGCTCACGAAGCGAAGTTCAGCGAAGTGCGCATGGCGCGGACGCTGGCCCTGGTGGGAACAACCCTGCAGGACGCCAGTGTGTGCTGCTGGGAAACCAAATACTACTACTACACGCCCCGCCCGCAGCAGTTTGGCGTGAAAACGTCGGTTGGGTTACCCAACTTCCCCAGCTATACCTCGGGACACTCGACCTTCTCGGCGGCTGCCGCTACGGTACTGGGCAGTGTGTTTCCCGACCGGGCCGACGAATTCTGGGCCAAGGCCGTTGAAGCGTCCAACTCGCGGGTATACGGTATGATCCACTTCCGCTCCGACTGCACCGCGGGTCTGACCTGCGGCAAGAACATCGGCAGCTACGCCGTGTCGCGCGGCAAAGCCGACGGATCTGGCCTGTAGCTGTTCTTCCTATACCGGTGTGTACTTACCCGCCCGGCATTCGTCGGGCGGGTAAGTACACACCGGTATGCTATGTTTTCCGAAACCGGTCGCCCGACCGGCCATCCGTTTTTTTGTTTTACTCATCTAAATAAGAATGAATACCCAACTGATTCTCTTCGGGCTGGGGCTATCGCTTACGGTACACGCTCAATCGTCACAAAAGAAACCAGCACCACGACAACCGGTCGTCGATTCATTGCCCGGCCGGGTGCTGGACCCGGTTTGGGTCGAGGGCCATCGGCAAACGGTAACCGACGCCTTGCCCGACCGGCAGGGGACTTATCTGTTTGCCGGCAAACGGAGTGAAGTTATTCCGGTAACGAAACTGGATCTGAACGTCGCGCAAAAAAGTGCCCGGCAGGTTTTTGCCCGTATTCCGGGCCTGTTCGTGTACGACATGGACGGAACGGGTAACCAGATGAACGTAGCCACGCGGGGACTCGACGCGCACCGATCCTGGGAGCTCAACAACCGCCAGAACGGCGTCATCACCAATTCGGATATGTATGGGTACCCGGCCAGTCACTACTCACCCCCGCTGGAAAGCGTTGAGCGGGTGGAGCTGGTTCGGGGCACGGCCTCGCTGCAGTACGGAGCCCAGTTTGGCGGGATGATGAACTACGTAACCAAGCAAGCCGACACAACCCGACGGTTTGGCTTCGAGACAATCAACGCGGCCGGCTCATACGGGATGCTGAGCACGTATAATGCCGTGGGGGGCCGGGTAGGCAAACTAACTTACTACGCCTATTACTACCGGCGCGGCCAGAATGGCTACCGCCAGAATAGCCGGTCCGATGCGGAAGCTCAGCTGGCCAGTTTGCGCTACCAGGTCACGAGGCAGCTGTCGGTGACGGCGGAGCTGGGCCGGTCAACCTACCAAACCCGCCTGCCCGGCCCGCTCACCGACGCTCAGTTTGAGCAAAATCCCCGTCAGGCTACCCGCAGCCGGAACTACTTCAGCCCGGATATCTACGTGCCTTCGATCCGGGTTGACGGTCGGTTGAGCGACCGGACCCGGTTCACCGCAACGGTATCGGCGGTGCTGGGGGCTCGGAACAGCGTCCTGATCGATGCGTTTGCTACGGTTCGCGATACCATTAATGCACAAACGGGCCAATACCGTCCCCGGCAGGTCGACCAGGATCGCTTCAACAGCTACACCGCTGAATTGCGCCTGTTGCATCAGTACCGGGTAGCTGGCATTCCGGCCACACTGGCCGCCGGGCTGCAGGGTATGAACAACGACCT is a window from the Spirosoma rigui genome containing:
- a CDS encoding phosphatase PAP2 family protein, which produces MKSIYRTLVVASLTLLSVSAGLLSCDKSIEEPQRVGYSPADVDAKAGSWKTYIITSPAAVTVATPSLTTSAEYQAELTDLKSKSASLTPAQQEAVVYWGAGAVYRWNEIARELAARYNVPPASNAEGKYPVPDAANPLADPRFPFATPPYTARALAYMSVAQYDALVAAWNYKYQFKRVAPSKIDGTIRVALPVSALPSYPSEDAVVAAASAAVLKAMFPGEVPFIEAKVAEHRNSRQWAGMNVTSDLTAGADLGAQVAAQVMARAKTDGMSTANNQTLTAGMIEAAKGRGQVDVWVSQESPVRPPMLPNYGAVSTWNFDRATLVKLRPGPAPQPGTDQFNKELEELKSIQKNQTREQARIANFWADGAGSYTPPGHWHRTAADAAHEAKFSEVRMARTLALVGTTLQDASVCCWETKYYYYTPRPQQFGVKTSVGLPNFPSYTSGHSTFSAAAATVLGSVFPDRADEFWAKAVEASNSRVYGMIHFRSDCTAGLTCGKNIGSYAVSRGKADGSGL
- a CDS encoding TonB-dependent receptor family protein, with the protein product MNTQLILFGLGLSLTVHAQSSQKKPAPRQPVVDSLPGRVLDPVWVEGHRQTVTDALPDRQGTYLFAGKRSEVIPVTKLDLNVAQKSARQVFARIPGLFVYDMDGTGNQMNVATRGLDAHRSWELNNRQNGVITNSDMYGYPASHYSPPLESVERVELVRGTASLQYGAQFGGMMNYVTKQADTTRRFGFETINAAGSYGMLSTYNAVGGRVGKLTYYAYYYRRGQNGYRQNSRSDAEAQLASLRYQVTRQLSVTAELGRSTYQTRLPGPLTDAQFEQNPRQATRSRNYFSPDIYVPSIRVDGRLSDRTRFTATVSAVLGARNSVLIDAFATVRDTINAQTGQYRPRQVDQDRFNSYTAELRLLHQYRVAGIPATLAAGLQGMNNDLHRRQLGTGTTGTDYDLTLTRPFVRDLHYYTGNVAAFAESQFQLTSRLVVSPGIRVERGQTRMRGTIAYYDPATLPHTINHQFALLGINAQYRLSSDVRFYGGWSQAYRPVIFKDIIPASVYEQVDNNLKDAFGYNAEAGVDGRWRGLHINASVFELLYRNRLGTLVGTDPNGNPTVRRTNIGDSRSRGVELLVEGDLARWKRIVVSGFTSTAYIDARYLNAHVANGTDNALIKGNRVEAVPTWTSRSGLTVRHKTLSLTTQYSYVSRSFSDALNTPVPTGNGARGPVPAYGLWDVNATWRAGQRLTIRGSVNNLTNKQYFTKRPTFYPGPGIWPSDGCNGTITFGVKL